The following are from one region of the Marinitoga sp. 38H-ov genome:
- a CDS encoding tetratricopeptide repeat protein, producing the protein MGYYYKKVMMIIFLIFSIISLSQTALDKAEIYYFNGKSAFQTGEYENAEKFFEEALKLTAQIEIKYPDIRYMLGWTKFYLKKYNEAENYLKYYTDDPKVSLALKSIKEGNIQEELSFKSLKIQSNATSTTNEATTDVKIGLFYYIITTAVIFMIIGITSFLIYFFIFRRYSFKSELDNKIENREIVENDEEIEEETIPLEEVLEVKIDELEELWDEYEKMKNKLDVNDEDVGNIEQNLEEIDVDSLLEEEIEVNDNVNLDIEDLEDTIENEEKTENDEEKTEEVLNETKEEISEEEILNEAEKTIEDIIKDEKVKSLDEIETVKPNIDIVSKYQKILNEPEGKVVVSNIKGLNSLEEIDEDIKRKGGQYSKGDLHSIFKEIFAEKNRDEINIE; encoded by the coding sequence ATGGGATACTATTATAAAAAAGTAATGATGATAATATTTCTAATATTTTCTATTATTTCTTTATCTCAAACTGCATTGGATAAAGCAGAAATCTATTATTTTAATGGGAAAAGCGCTTTTCAGACAGGAGAATATGAAAACGCTGAAAAATTTTTTGAAGAAGCTTTGAAATTAACAGCCCAAATTGAAATAAAATATCCTGATATTAGATATATGTTAGGTTGGACAAAATTTTATTTAAAAAAATATAATGAAGCAGAAAATTATTTAAAATATTATACGGATGATCCCAAGGTTTCTTTAGCTTTAAAAAGTATTAAAGAAGGTAATATTCAAGAAGAATTGAGTTTTAAATCTTTAAAGATTCAATCAAATGCTACTTCAACAACAAATGAAGCAACAACAGATGTTAAAATAGGATTATTTTATTATATTATAACAACAGCTGTTATATTTATGATTATAGGAATTACCAGTTTTCTAATATATTTCTTTATTTTCAGAAGATACTCATTTAAATCTGAATTAGATAATAAAATTGAAAATAGAGAAATTGTTGAAAATGATGAAGAGATTGAAGAAGAGACTATACCATTAGAAGAAGTATTAGAAGTGAAAATTGATGAATTAGAAGAATTATGGGATGAATATGAAAAAATGAAAAATAAACTCGATGTTAATGATGAAGATGTTGGAAATATTGAACAAAATTTAGAAGAAATAGATGTTGATAGTTTATTAGAAGAAGAAATAGAAGTTAATGATAATGTCAATCTTGATATAGAAGATCTTGAAGATACAATTGAAAATGAAGAAAAAACAGAAAATGATGAGGAAAAAACTGAAGAAGTTTTAAATGAAACAAAAGAAGAAATTTCAGAAGAAGAGATTTTAAATGAAGCAGAAAAAACTATAGAAGATATAATAAAAGATGAAAAAGTAAAAAGTTTAGATGAAATAGAAACCGTAAAACCAAATATTGATATTGTTTCAAAATATCAAAAAATATTAAATGAACCTGAGGGAAAGGTTGTAGTATCTAATATAAAAGGTTTAAATAGTTTAGAAGAAATAGACGAAGATATTAAAAGAAAAGGTGGCCAATATTCGAAAGGGGACTTACATAGCATTTTCAAAGAAATATTTGCAGAAAAAAATAGAGATGAAATAAATATAGAATAA